From the Lathyrus oleraceus cultivar Zhongwan6 chromosome 4, CAAS_Psat_ZW6_1.0, whole genome shotgun sequence genome, one window contains:
- the LOC127135137 gene encoding protein ELF4-LIKE 4, producing the protein MEGDTYSSHVNGTQSDGKILQTFQKSFVQVQNILDQNRVLINEINQNHESRVPDNLSRNVGLIKELNNNIRRVVDLYADLSSSFTKSIDVSSEGDSSGAAKSEGNLSHKRHRPL; encoded by the coding sequence ATGGAGGGTGATACATACTCAAGCCATGTCAATGGCACCCAATCTGATGGCAAGATCttacaaacatttcaaaaaaGCTTTGTTCAAGTTCAGAACATTCTGGATCAGAATCGAGTACTCATCAACGAGATAAACCAGAATCATGAGTCTAGGGTACCAGACAACCTCAGCAGGAATGTTGGTCTTATTAAGGAACTCAACAACAACATTAGAAGAGTTGTTGATCTTTATGCTGACCTTTCATCTTCCTTCACCAAATCCATTGATGTTTCTTCAGAAGGAGATTCAAGTGGTGCTGCAAAATCAGAAGGGAACCTAAGTCACAAAAGACACAGACCTCTTTAG